In a single window of the Acipenser ruthenus chromosome 42, fAciRut3.2 maternal haplotype, whole genome shotgun sequence genome:
- the LOC117967102 gene encoding SWI/SNF-related matrix-associated actin-dependent regulator of chromatin subfamily D member 1 has product MDSGGAAMEYLWKPSARLSRDFSREIQFGRLLSGSKKMAGRGGFQAAVTGGSGVGPGSGPQGPGPALGMGPGTPTDRMGPAPGAQNPLYRSPMAGPGYPRPGMPPGSRMTPQGPSMGPPGYGASPVSRPGMPVMDQSRKRPAPQQLQQVQQAAQNRNQHAKKKKMADKVLPQRIRELVPESQAYMDLLAFERKLDQTIMRKRLDIQEALKRPIKQKRKLRIFISNTFNPAKADAEDGEGTVASWELRVEGRLLEDTAISKYDATKQKRKFSSFFKSLVIELDKDLYGPDNHLVEWHRTATTQETDGFQVKRPGDVGVRCTVLLMLDYQPPQFKLDPRLARMLGIHTQTRPVIIQALWQYVKTHKLQDPHEREFINCDKYLQQIFETQRMKFSEIPQRLHALLMPPEPIIINHVISVDPNDQKKTACYDIDVEVDDTLKTQMNSFLLSTASQQEIAALDNKIHETIETINQLKTQREFMLSFARDPQGFINDWLQSQCRDLKTMTDVVGNPEEERRAEFYFQPWAQEAVCRYFYSKVQQRRQELEQALGIRNT; this is encoded by the exons ATGGATTCCGGCGGCGCAGCAATGGAGTATCTATGGAAACCGTCGGCGAGACTCTCGCGGGATTTCTCTCGCGAGATCCAGTTCGGCCGCTTGCTCTCCGGCAGTAAGAAGATGGCGGGTCGCGGTGGGTTCCAGGCGGCGGTGACGGGCGGGAGTGGTGTTGGACCTGGATCGGGGCCGCAAGGACCGGGACCGGCGCTAGGGATGGGACCGGGGACTCCCACCGACAGGATGGGGCCCGCGCCGGGGGCTCAGAACCCCCTTTATCGCTCCCCGATGGCGGGGCCTGGGTACCCG CGTCCTGGGATGCCCCCTGGCAGCAGGATGACCCCCCAGGGCCCTTCCATGGGCCCCCCTGGCTACGGAGCCAGTCCCGTGTCCCGGCCCGGAATGCCAGTGATGGATCAGTCCCGGAAGAGACCAGCTCCACAGCAGCTCCAGCAAGTACAGCAGGCAGCGCAGAACCGCAACCAACA tgcaaagaagaagaagatggcTGATAAAGTTCTACCTCAGAGG ATCAGAGAGCTAGTCCCAGAATCCCAGGCCTACATGGATCTCCTTGCCTTCGAGAGGAAGCTGGACCAAACCATCATGCGCAAGAGACTGGACATCCAGGAGGCCCTCAAACGCCCCATCAAG caaaagagAAAGCTGCGGATCTTCATCTCGAACACGTTTAACCCCGCGAAGGCTGACGCTGAGGACGGGGAGGGGACGGTGGCCTCCTGGGAGCTACGTGTGGAGGGGCGCCTCCTGGAGGAT ACGGCCATATCGAAGTACGATGCCACCAAGCAGAAGCGGAAattctcctccttcttcaagtCTCTGGTGATCGAGCTGGACAAGGATCTGTACGGGCCAGACAACCATCTGGTCGAG TGGCACAGGACTGCCACGACTCAGGAGACGGATGGATTTCAGGTGAAGAGACCGGGAGACGTGGGTGTGCGGTGCACTGTGCTGCTGATGCTTGACTACCAG CCCCCCCAGTTCAAGCTGGACCCCCGACTGGCTCGCATGTTGGGGATCCACACGCAGACCCGGCCCGTCATCATCCAGGCCCTGTGGCAGTACGTGAAGACACACAAACTGCAGGACCCCCACGAGAGGGAGTTCATCAACTGCGACAAGTACCTCCAGCAG atttTCGAGACCCAGAGGATGAAGTTCTCCGAGATCCCCCAGCGGCTGCACGCCCTCCTCATGCCTCCGGAGCCAATCATCATCAACCATGTGATCAG tgttgACCCCAATGACCAGAAGAAGACGGCCTGCTACGATATCGATGTGGAGGTGGACGACACTCTGAAGACTCAGATGAACTCGTTCCTGCTGTCCACTGCCAGCCAGCAGGAGATCGCAGCCCTGGACAACAAG ATCCACGAGACAATAGAGACCATCAACCAGCTGAAAACACAGAGGGAGTTCATGCTGAGCTTTGCCCGAGACCCTCAAGGATTCATCAACGACTGGCTGCAGTCCCAGTGCCGAGATCTCAAG ACCATGACTGACGTCGTGGGGAATCCCGAGGAGGAACGTCGGGCTGAGTTCTACTTCCAGCCCTGGGCTCAGGAGGCCGTCTGCAGATACTTCTACTCCAAG gTCCAGCAGAGGAGGCAGGAGCTGGAGCAAGCTCTGGGCATCAGGAACACATAG
- the LOC117966971 gene encoding glycerol-3-phosphate dehydrogenase [NAD(+)], cytoplasmic-like, whose protein sequence is MAAPKKVCIVGSGNWGSAIAKIVGVNAAALDKFDKTVRMWVFEEMVNGRKLTEIINTDHENVKYLPGHKLPPNVVAVPDVVDAAKDADILVFVIPHQFIGRLCDTLKDSVKKDAIGISLIKGVDEGPEGLKLISAIIREKLGIAVSVLMGANIANEVAEEKFCETTIGCKVKEHGALLKELMQTPNFRITVVQEADVVEICGALKNVVAVGAGFCDGLGFGDNTKAAVIRLGLMEMISFARLFCTEGPVSSATFLESCGVADLITTCYGGRNRKVAEAFSKTGKSIEELEKEMLNGQKLQGPQTSAEVHRILTHKNLVDKFPLFNAVYQICYEGRPVKEFIQCLQNHPEHV, encoded by the exons ATGGCGGCTCCAAAGAAAGTGTGCATTGTGGGGTCGGGCAACTG GGGCTCAGCGATCGCAAAGATTGTAGGCGTCAATGCAGCGGCGCTGGACAAATTCGACAAGACGGTCAGGATGTGGGTCTTCGAGGAGATGGTCAACGGCCGGAAACTGACCGAGATCATCAACACTGACCACGAGAACGTCAAGTACCTGCCCGGGCACAAACTGCCCCCCAATGTG GTGGCAGTGCCCGACGTTGTAGATGCAGCAAAGGACGCCGATATCCTGGTGTTCGTGATCCCGCACCAGTTCATCGGGAGGCTGTGTGACACCCTGAAGGACAGTGTTAAGAAGGACGCCATCGGAATCTCGCTCATCAAG GGTGTGGACGAGGGTCCAGAGGGTCTCAAGTTGATCTCTGCTATTATTCGTGAGAAGCTGGGCATCGCTGTGAGCGTGCTGATGGGGGCGAACATCGCCAACGAGGTGGCGGAGGAGAAGTTCTGCGAGACCACCATCG gCTGCAAGGTAAAGGAGCATGGAGCGCTGCTGAAGGAGCTCATGCAGACTCCCAACTTCCGCATCACTGTGGTGCAGGAGGCTGACGTGGTGGAGATCTGCGGGGCGCTCAAG AACGTGGTGGCAGTGGGCGCCGGGTTCTGTGACGGTCTGGGTTTCGGTGACAACACGAAGGCTGCTGTGATCCGGCTGGGTCTGATGGAGATGATCTCGTTCGCCCGGCTGTTCTGCACCGAGGGGCCCGTCTCCTCCGCCACCTTCCTGGAGAGCTGCGGGGTGGCCGACCTCATTACCACCTGCTACGGGGGACGCAACCGCAAAGTGGCCGAAGCGTTCTCCAAAACAGGCAAG TCTATTGAAGAGCTGGAGAAGGAGATGCTGAACGGACAGAAGCTACAGGGACCGCAGACTTCAGCCGAGGTGCACCGGATCCTCACACACAAGAACCTCGTGGACAA gTTCCCCCTCTTCAACGCAGTCTACCAGATCTGTTACGAGGGACGCCCAGTCAAAGAGTTTATCCAGTGCCTGCAGAACCATCCCGAACACGTGTAG